From the Deinococcus humi genome, the window GCTGGCGCTCGCCGTGCCGATCCAGTTCGGCCCCGGGCGGCGCTTCTACCGCCTGGGTTGGAAAAGCCTGAAGATGAAATCCCCTGACATGAACGCCCTGGTGATGATCGGCACCTCGGCCGCATTCCTGTATAGCCTGGTGGCCACGGTCGCCCCCGGCATCTTCCCGGAAGGCACCGCGCACGTGTACTACGAGGCTTCGGGCGTCGTCATCACGCTGATCCTGCTGGGCAAGTACTTCGAGGCCATCGCCAAGGGCCGTTCCAGCGAGGCCATGAAAAAGCTCCTCTCCCTGCAAGCCAGGACCGCCCGCGTGGTCCGGGGCGGCCAGGAACTCGAACTCTCCACCGACGAAGTGCTGGTGGGCGACCTGATCTCGGTTCGGCCTGGCGAGAAGATCCCGGTCGACGGCGAAGTCGTCAGCGGCACCTCCTTCGTGGACGAGAGCATGATCACGGGCGAACCCGTCCCGGTTCGCAAGCAGGAGGGCGCGGGCGTCGTGGGCGGCACCATCAACCAGAACGGCGCCCTGACCTTCCGCGCCACGCGCATCGGCGCCGACACCGCGCTGGCGCAGATCATCAAGCTCGTCGAGACGGCCCAGGGCAGCAAGCCCCCCATCCAGGGCCTCGCCGACAGGGTGGTCGCGGTCTTCGTCCCGGTCGTGCTGGGCATCGCCGCGCTGACCTTTCTGCTGTGGCTGCTCCTCGGTGGGCAGACCGCCCTCTCCTTCGCCCTGATCACGACGGTCGCGGTGCTGATCATCGCCTGCCCCTGCGCCATGGGTCTGGCGACGCCCACCAGCATCATGGTCGGGACCGGCAAGGCCGCGGAGCTGGGCGTGCTGTTCAAGGGGGGCGGCGCCCTGGAAGGCCTTCAGGACGTGCAGGTGGTCGCGGTCGACAAGACCGGCACGCTGACCAAGGGGCGGCCAGAACTGACCGATCTGGTGACCGCCACCGGCTTCAACCGCAATGACGTCCTGAGGCTGGTCGCGGCCGCTGAAGAGCAAAGCGAGCACCCCATCGCGCGGGCCATCGTGGACGCGGCGAAGCGCGAGGGCATCACCACCGTGAAGCCTGGGGCCTTTGAAGCGGTGCCCGGCTATGGCCTGGAAGCGAATGTGGACGGGCGCCTGGTGCAGGTGGGCGCCGACCGGTATATGACCCGGCTGGGGCTGGACGTGAACGTCTTCGGGCCACAGGCCCAGCAGCTCGGCGACGAGGGCAAGAGCCCGCTGTACGCCGCCATCGACGGTCAGCTCGCGGCCATCATCGCCGTCGCGGACCCGATCAAGGATGGCAGTCAGGAGGCGGTGAACGCGCTGCACCAGATGGGCCTGAAGGTCGCGATGATTACCGGTGACAACGCCCGCACGGCGCAGGCCATCGCTCGCCAGCTGGGCATCGACGAGGTGCTGGCGGAAGTCCTGCCCAGCGGCAAGAGTGACGCCGTCAAGGAACTCCAGGCGAAGGGCCACAAGGTCGCCTTCGTCGGCGACGGCATCAACGACGCTCCTGCTCTGGCTCAAGCCGATGTCGGTCTGGCCATCGGCACCGGCACGGACGTGGCCGTCGAGACCGCCGACGTGATCCTGATGTCGGGCGACCTGCGCGGTGTGCCCAACGCTTTCGCGCTCAGCCGCGCGACGTTGCGGAACATCAAGCTGAATCTGTTCTGGGCCTTCGCGTACAACATCGTCCTGATTCCCGTCGCGGCGGGCGTGCTGTACCCCGCGTTCGGCCTCCTGCTCAGCCCGGTGCTCGCGGCGGCAGCGATGGGCTTCTCGAGCGTCTTCGTTCTCTCCAACGCCCTGCGGCTGCGCGGCTTCCGGCCCCCCTTGAAGCCGGACGCGGTGGCCGTCGCCGCCCAGCCTTCCCTGCCCGCCCACGCCTGAAGCCATCTGCGCGGGAAGTCTTTGACTTCCCGCGCACCCCTGAGGAGAACCCCCATGACCAAACTCACTGTTGGCCCCTACGTTGCCTCCCTGAAGACCGGCCCTGCCCTGGTCCGTGACCGCCAGGCCTTCCTGGAACGCGCTCGCCTGCGTGATGAGGTGCCCACCGTCGCTGGCCTGCCCCTGGTGGGCCTGGGCGGCTCCTGCGGCAAGCCCGCGTTCCTGTTGCCGTATCTGGTGCGTTGGACCGAGCAGAGCACCCTCGCCCTGGAGGAGGTGGCCACCGAATTCGACTGCTTTGTGGAGTACGGCGCGTACCCACACCTGAAGCTGAACGACGGTGGCCAGGAAGTTGCGGCGGTGCAGGACTGGAGCAACATGGGCATGGTCTTCATGCGGCCTGGCTACGAGCGCGGCGAGGAACTCCTGGTGCGGCTCCGGGAAAGTCTGGAACCCGGGGGCTCAGGCACCTGAGCCGGATGACATGCATGGGCCCCCTCTTGCGAGGGGGCCTATTTGTGGTCGCCCGCCCCCCTGTCGGTGGGGGCCTTGTACCGTCTTAAGCCGATGTTGAGGGAAGGCGGCGCTTTACACAGGCTTAACACGCCACCTTGCACGATGAGAAGCGAACGTCCGCGTACACCACTTTTCGCCCTATTCTCCGGAGGTTTTCCATGACCCAGAACGCCAGCTCGACCATCACCCGCATGCTGCAGACCCATCCACAGAGCGGCCAGTCGCCATTCGATCTGAACGCCCTGACTGAATGCATCGAGGCCTGTTTCGAGTGCGCCCAGGTCTGCACTTCCTGTGCTGACGCCTGCCTGGGCGAGACCGAACACGCCGGACACCTGACCCACTGCATCCGCCTGAACCTGGACTGCGCGGACATCTGCGACACCACCGGGCGCGCACTGATCCGTCAGACCCAGCCGGACATGGCCGTGGTCCGCGCGCAGCTCCAGAGTTGTCTGGCCGCCTGCAAGGCGTGCGGCGACGAGTGCCAGGGGCACGCCGAGAAAATGGACATGAAGCACTGCGCGGTGTGCGCTGAATCCTGCCGTCGCTGCGAGCAGGCGTGCCAGAAGATGCTCGATGGCCTGAGCGCCTGAACCCGGTGCAGTTCGCCGCCGTCTGCCACAGAACTTACGCTGGCAGGCGGTTTTCCCTGCCGAGGAGTCAACGATGAACGAATCCATGAACCGCCAGGGAGCTTCCCAGGGATCAGATGAAAAGCCGATGGGCAAAATGGGGGGCAGCTATAGCCGATTTGCGGCCATGATTGCCACCTCCACCGTGATCATGTACGGCCTGATGTACCTGAACACCTACCAACTCGATCACGTCTACTTCAGCGAGACGCGCGTGTTCATGGCGGTCTACATGGGAGCTGTGATGGCGGTGATCATGCTCGGGTACATGCTGAACATGTACAAGAACCGCCGGGTCAATCTGGGGATCTTTCTGGGCAGCGTCGCCGTGTTCGCCGGGGCGCTGTGGCTGCTCCGGTCACAGGCCACGGTGGGCGACGTGGCGTACATGAAAGCCATGATCCCGCACCACTCGATCGCCATCCTGACCAGCAAGCGGGCCCAGATCAAGGATCCCCGCGTGCGTGAACTGGCCGACGGCATTATCGAGACCCAGGTCCGCGAGATCGCCGAGATGGAGGCGTTGGTTCGCGATCTGGAGGGCAAGAAATAGAAGGGAGGCTGGCCGCCCCTAGTGGGAATGGGCCGCCAACAGTTTCAGTATGAAGATGCTGCCCTGCGGGCTTGAACGTACGGTCAGGCTGCCGCCCATGCGGGTCGCCAGACCGCGCGCGATGGTCAGCCCCACCCCGCTGCCGTCTCCCCGGGTGCGCGCCGGATCGACGCGGTAAAAGCGCTCGAAAATGCGCTCCAGGTGTTCGGGAGCGATTCCGCTGCCTGTGTCGGCCACCGTGAACAGCATGTCGCCGCCGTGGCGCTCGGCCCCCAGCGTCACCTGACCCCCATGTGGCGTGTGCCGCAGGGCGTTGCCCAGCAGGTTGGCCAGAATCTGCGAGGCCCGCTCAAAGTCTGCCGTGATGGGGGGAAGATCTACAGCCTCAGCCCGAACCAGTGCCACGCCACGTTCCTCGTACACGCCTGCGAAGCGCTCAAAAGCGTCGGCGATCAACGCGGCGGTAGCAAAGTCGCTGGGATGCAACTCCACCGCTCCCGCCTCCACCCGTGAGACCACGCTCAGGTCCTGGGCCAGCCGCTCCATCGCGGCCGTCTCGCGCAGGATGGCCCCGGAAACAGCTTCCGGAGTCATCACGCCGTCTTTCATGGCCTCGGCATAGCCACGCAGCGCCGAGAGGGGCGTCCGCAGTTCGTGCGCCACGTTGGAGATCAGTTCCACCCGCCCCTGTTCCACCTGCTGTAGGGCAGCGGCCATGCGGTTGAAGTGACGTGCCACGTCGGTCAGTTCATCCCGGCCTTCTTCCGGCAACCTCCGCTCGTAGTTGCCGGTGGCGATGGCGTGGCTGCCGTCGCGCAGCAGTTCCACGGACCGCACCACCCGCCGCGCCGAGAACAGCGCCGTGAGGGCCGCCACTACCAGCGCCAGGGGCAACGAGGCCAGCAGCGCTGCGTTCAAGGTGCGTCGCACCCCGCGCTCCAGATCCGGGCGCAGGGACGCGCCGTCCGGGCCGATGAGCGTGATCATCTGCTCGACGTGGTGGCGAATGAAGGCGGAAGCCATCACCTCGCTGATCAGCAGCACCGCGCCCAGCGCGATGCAGATCACCAGCAGGTGAGACAGGAACAGTCGGGGGTAGAGTTTCAACCACCCTCACCCCCTTCCCGGGCTTCCATGAAGCGGTAGCCCACCCCGCGCACCGTCTCGATGAAGCGGGGAGCGTCGGCGTCGTCGCCCAGCTTGCGGCGCAGCCCCGTGACATGCACGTCCACCACCCGCGCGGTACTCGGAAAGTCAGGACCCCACACCCGCTCCAGCAGCCGTTCGCGGGTCCAGACCAGCCCGGGATGCTGCGCGAAGGTGCCCAGCAGGTCATATTCCAGCTTGGACAGGTCCAGCGGCTGGCCCGCCAGCGTGGCGCGACGGGTTCGCAGATCCAGCTCAAGTTCGCCGCTGCGGATCTCGTGACGCACGCCGGCGCGGCGCAGCAGGGCGCGCACCCGGGCCACCACCTCGCGTGGGCTGAACGGCTTGACCACGTAATCGTCCACGCCCAGATCCAGACCGCGAAGCTTGTCTTCCTCCTCGCCGCGCGCGGTCAGCATCAGAAGGGGCAGCTCAAGCCCCAGGGCCCGCGCCTCGCGGGCCAGATCCAGACCGCTCACTCCGGGCAGCATCCAGTCCAGGATCGCCAAGTCTGCGCGCGGCAGCAGATCGCGGGCCTGATGGCCGTTGGACGCCTGCAAGACCTCGTGGCCCTCGCCGCTCAGGTAGGCGTGCAGGATTTCCAGGATGGCCGGATCATCATCGACGATCAGGACACGGGCCATGGCCGCCTCCGATGCTTCCTGAGCCTTACAGCCCGCGTTTGATCAGCCACTGGCGGTAAGCGTACATCTCGTTGGCCTGCGTGCGGACGATGTCGCGGGCCAGGCCCAGCACGCGCGCGTCGCTGCTCTTTTGCAGGGCCAGGCTCGCCATGTCGATGGCGCTGGCATGGTGCGGCAACATGCCTTCCACCAGGCCACGGTCGCTGTCCTTGCGGGCCTTGAGCGCGGTGATCATGCCCTTCATCTCGCCCGTCATCGCGGTCTGCATGCTCTTGTCCACGCCG encodes:
- a CDS encoding sensor histidine kinase codes for the protein MKLYPRLFLSHLLVICIALGAVLLISEVMASAFIRHHVEQMITLIGPDGASLRPDLERGVRRTLNAALLASLPLALVVAALTALFSARRVVRSVELLRDGSHAIATGNYERRLPEEGRDELTDVARHFNRMAAALQQVEQGRVELISNVAHELRTPLSALRGYAEAMKDGVMTPEAVSGAILRETAAMERLAQDLSVVSRVEAGAVELHPSDFATAALIADAFERFAGVYEERGVALVRAEAVDLPPITADFERASQILANLLGNALRHTPHGGQVTLGAERHGGDMLFTVADTGSGIAPEHLERIFERFYRVDPARTRGDGSGVGLTIARGLATRMGGSLTVRSSPQGSIFILKLLAAHSH
- a CDS encoding winged helix-turn-helix domain-containing protein encodes the protein MARVLIVDDDPAILEILHAYLSGEGHEVLQASNGHQARDLLPRADLAILDWMLPGVSGLDLAREARALGLELPLLMLTARGEEEDKLRGLDLGVDDYVVKPFSPREVVARVRALLRRAGVRHEIRSGELELDLRTRRATLAGQPLDLSKLEYDLLGTFAQHPGLVWTRERLLERVWGPDFPSTARVVDVHVTGLRRKLGDDADAPRFIETVRGVGYRFMEAREGGEGG
- a CDS encoding heavy metal translocating P-type ATPase; protein product: MTQTIELGVQGMTCASCVGRVERGLKKVEGVESVNVNLATERATVTYDPAVATPQILLDKVKDVGYEPVVSHIELGVQGMTCASCVGRVERGLQKVDGVLNATVNLATERASIAYLPSSVSPGQLKAAIRASGYEVLEQQAGLSREDQEREVRAREVTHLRGQVMFSAAFAIPLMLIAMVPMLIPAVNDWLMTTFGDGVMGTLNWVMLALAVPIQFGPGRRFYRLGWKSLKMKSPDMNALVMIGTSAAFLYSLVATVAPGIFPEGTAHVYYEASGVVITLILLGKYFEAIAKGRSSEAMKKLLSLQARTARVVRGGQELELSTDEVLVGDLISVRPGEKIPVDGEVVSGTSFVDESMITGEPVPVRKQEGAGVVGGTINQNGALTFRATRIGADTALAQIIKLVETAQGSKPPIQGLADRVVAVFVPVVLGIAALTFLLWLLLGGQTALSFALITTVAVLIIACPCAMGLATPTSIMVGTGKAAELGVLFKGGGALEGLQDVQVVAVDKTGTLTKGRPELTDLVTATGFNRNDVLRLVAAAEEQSEHPIARAIVDAAKREGITTVKPGAFEAVPGYGLEANVDGRLVQVGADRYMTRLGLDVNVFGPQAQQLGDEGKSPLYAAIDGQLAAIIAVADPIKDGSQEAVNALHQMGLKVAMITGDNARTAQAIARQLGIDEVLAEVLPSGKSDAVKELQAKGHKVAFVGDGINDAPALAQADVGLAIGTGTDVAVETADVILMSGDLRGVPNAFALSRATLRNIKLNLFWAFAYNIVLIPVAAGVLYPAFGLLLSPVLAAAAMGFSSVFVLSNALRLRGFRPPLKPDAVAVAAQPSLPAHA
- a CDS encoding DUF305 domain-containing protein, which translates into the protein MNESMNRQGASQGSDEKPMGKMGGSYSRFAAMIATSTVIMYGLMYLNTYQLDHVYFSETRVFMAVYMGAVMAVIMLGYMLNMYKNRRVNLGIFLGSVAVFAGALWLLRSQATVGDVAYMKAMIPHHSIAILTSKRAQIKDPRVRELADGIIETQVREIAEMEALVRDLEGKK
- a CDS encoding four-helix bundle copper-binding protein, translated to MTQNASSTITRMLQTHPQSGQSPFDLNALTECIEACFECAQVCTSCADACLGETEHAGHLTHCIRLNLDCADICDTTGRALIRQTQPDMAVVRAQLQSCLAACKACGDECQGHAEKMDMKHCAVCAESCRRCEQACQKMLDGLSA